In Methylomonas sp. ZR1, one DNA window encodes the following:
- the metH gene encoding methionine synthase — protein sequence MNSTQRLHQLLSQRILFLDGAMGTMIQSYKLEEKDYRGVRFADWPVDLKGNNDLLSITQPEVIKAIHRAYLDAGSDILETNTFNSTRIAMADYRMEDLAYEINVASARVAKQAANEVSALTPDKPRFVAGVLGPTNRTSSMSPDVNDPGFRNITFDDLVSAYSEATQGLIDGGADIILIETVFDTLNAKAAIFAVEQTFDKLGYKLPVMISGTITDASGRTLSGQTAAAFWYSLKHVQPVSIGFNCALGAQELRQYIEELSNIADTYVSAHPNAGLPNEFGEYDETPEMMAAELADWAASGYLNIIGGCCGTSPDTIRAIVAALEKYPPRKIPELEKRCHLAGLEAMSIGPETLFVNVGERTNVTGSAIFKKMIVEERYEEALEVAKQQVENGAQIIDINMDEGMLDSKAAMVRFLNLLAAEPDIAKVPIMLDSSKWEILEAGLKCIQGKGVVNSISIKEGEELFIEHAKLVRRYGAAVIVMAFDEQGQADTMARKVEICTRAYKILTEQIGFPPEDIIFDPNIFAVATGIEEHNNYGVDFIEATRIIKQTLPHALISGGVSNVSFSFRGNNPVREAIHAVFLYHAVHAGMDMGIVNAGQLAIYADIPEELRNSVEDVILNRTPEGTEKLLEIAEKYRGSGQTAKQETLEWREWPVSKRLEHALVKGIADYIEEDTEAARLEAEKTLHVIEGPLMDGMNVVGDLFGEGKMFLPQVVKSARVMKKAVAYLMPFMDAEIDGSERQTNGKVLMATVKGDVHDIGKNIVGVVLQCNNYEVIDLGVMVPAETILKTAREQNVDVIGLSGLITPSLDEMVHVAKEMQRQGFTIPLMIGGATTSRAHTAVKIEPHYQSPTVYVTDASRSVGVVSALLSDELKADFVEKTRAEYEVVRERHKGRHAKNPQHNLEKARLNKFDYASHQPVKPKFLGIKVIDNFPLDTLVWYIDWTPFFQTWELSGSYPAILSDHVVGVEATKLFEDAQEMLKHLIREQWLTAKAVIGFFPANSDGDDIVLYTDDSRSQPRETLHHLRQQNVKAPGRPNYCLSDFIAPVGSGIADYLGGFAVTSGIGIETKLAEFEKDHDDYSAIMLKALADRLAEAFAEYMHQAVRREYWGYAEEENYDNHALIEEAYQGIRPAPGYPACPDHTEKAKLFELLNVTENTTIELTENFAMYPTAAVSGWYFSHPDSQYFNVGKIDQDQLEDYARRKGLKLEVAERWLAAHLNH from the coding sequence ATGAACAGCACACAAAGATTACACCAGTTATTATCTCAACGGATTTTGTTTCTGGACGGTGCGATGGGCACCATGATTCAGAGCTACAAACTGGAGGAGAAGGATTATCGCGGCGTACGCTTTGCCGACTGGCCTGTCGATCTTAAGGGCAACAACGATTTATTATCGATTACCCAGCCCGAGGTAATCAAGGCGATTCATCGCGCCTATCTGGATGCCGGCTCGGATATTCTGGAAACCAATACCTTCAATTCCACCCGTATCGCGATGGCCGATTATCGGATGGAAGACCTGGCTTACGAGATCAACGTCGCTTCGGCTCGCGTCGCTAAACAGGCGGCCAACGAAGTCAGCGCGTTAACGCCGGACAAGCCGCGTTTCGTCGCCGGCGTCTTGGGCCCCACCAATCGCACGTCATCAATGTCGCCGGATGTCAACGATCCCGGCTTCCGTAACATCACGTTCGACGATTTGGTAAGCGCCTACAGCGAAGCCACTCAAGGCTTGATCGACGGCGGCGCCGACATCATCCTGATCGAAACGGTGTTCGATACGCTGAACGCCAAAGCGGCGATTTTCGCGGTCGAACAGACTTTCGACAAACTAGGTTACAAACTGCCGGTAATGATTTCCGGCACCATTACCGACGCCTCCGGCCGCACGCTTTCAGGTCAAACCGCCGCCGCGTTCTGGTATTCGTTGAAACACGTGCAACCCGTCTCGATCGGCTTCAACTGCGCGCTCGGTGCGCAGGAACTGCGCCAATACATTGAAGAATTATCCAACATCGCCGACACCTACGTTTCCGCCCACCCGAACGCTGGCCTGCCCAACGAATTCGGCGAATACGACGAAACCCCGGAAATGATGGCCGCCGAATTGGCTGACTGGGCCGCCAGCGGCTATTTGAATATCATCGGCGGTTGCTGCGGCACTTCACCGGACACCATCCGCGCCATCGTTGCCGCGCTGGAAAAATATCCGCCGCGTAAGATACCCGAGTTGGAAAAACGCTGTCACCTGGCCGGCCTGGAAGCGATGAGCATCGGTCCGGAAACTTTGTTCGTGAACGTCGGCGAACGTACCAACGTTACCGGTTCGGCGATCTTCAAGAAAATGATCGTCGAAGAACGTTACGAAGAAGCCCTGGAAGTGGCCAAGCAACAGGTCGAAAACGGCGCGCAGATTATCGACATCAACATGGACGAAGGCATGCTGGATTCGAAAGCGGCGATGGTGCGCTTTTTGAATCTGCTGGCCGCCGAGCCGGATATTGCCAAAGTACCGATCATGCTGGACTCCTCAAAATGGGAGATTCTGGAAGCCGGCCTGAAATGCATCCAAGGCAAGGGCGTCGTCAACTCGATTTCGATCAAGGAAGGCGAAGAACTGTTCATCGAACACGCCAAGCTGGTGCGCCGTTATGGCGCTGCCGTGATCGTGATGGCCTTCGACGAACAAGGCCAGGCCGACACGATGGCGCGCAAGGTGGAAATCTGCACCCGCGCCTACAAAATATTGACCGAACAAATCGGCTTCCCGCCAGAAGACATCATCTTCGACCCCAACATTTTCGCGGTCGCCACTGGCATCGAGGAACACAACAACTACGGTGTCGATTTCATCGAAGCCACCCGTATCATCAAGCAGACCTTGCCGCATGCCTTGATTTCCGGCGGCGTATCGAATGTATCGTTCTCGTTCCGCGGCAACAATCCGGTGCGCGAAGCGATCCACGCCGTATTTCTGTACCACGCCGTACATGCCGGCATGGACATGGGTATCGTCAACGCCGGGCAGTTGGCGATTTACGCCGATATTCCGGAAGAACTGCGCAATTCCGTCGAAGACGTGATTTTGAATCGCACCCCGGAAGGCACCGAAAAGCTGCTGGAAATCGCCGAGAAATATCGTGGTAGCGGTCAGACAGCGAAACAGGAAACCTTGGAATGGCGTGAATGGCCGGTCAGCAAGCGCCTGGAACATGCGCTGGTGAAAGGCATCGCCGATTACATCGAAGAAGACACCGAAGCCGCGCGGCTGGAAGCGGAAAAAACGCTGCACGTCATCGAAGGGCCGTTGATGGACGGTATGAACGTTGTTGGCGACTTGTTCGGCGAAGGCAAGATGTTCCTGCCGCAAGTCGTGAAATCGGCGCGGGTCATGAAAAAAGCCGTGGCCTATCTGATGCCGTTCATGGATGCCGAAATAGACGGCAGCGAGCGGCAAACCAACGGCAAAGTGCTGATGGCCACTGTGAAGGGCGACGTGCACGACATCGGCAAAAATATCGTCGGCGTGGTACTGCAATGCAACAACTACGAAGTCATTGATCTGGGCGTGATGGTGCCGGCCGAAACTATTTTGAAAACCGCCCGCGAACAAAACGTCGATGTGATTGGCCTGAGCGGCTTGATCACGCCGTCGCTGGATGAAATGGTGCATGTCGCCAAGGAAATGCAGCGGCAAGGCTTTACGATCCCGTTGATGATAGGCGGTGCGACTACTTCGCGCGCCCATACTGCCGTGAAAATCGAGCCGCACTATCAATCGCCGACCGTCTATGTCACGGATGCATCGCGCAGTGTCGGCGTGGTCAGCGCCCTGCTCAGCGACGAGTTAAAAGCCGATTTCGTGGAGAAAACCCGCGCCGAGTATGAAGTGGTACGTGAACGTCACAAGGGGCGGCACGCCAAGAATCCGCAGCATAATCTGGAAAAAGCCCGGCTTAACAAATTCGATTACGCCAGCCATCAGCCGGTTAAGCCTAAATTTCTCGGTATCAAAGTCATCGATAATTTCCCGCTGGATACGCTGGTTTGGTATATCGACTGGACGCCGTTCTTCCAAACGTGGGAATTGTCCGGCAGCTATCCGGCCATTCTTAGCGACCATGTGGTTGGTGTCGAAGCGACTAAATTGTTCGAAGATGCGCAAGAGATGTTGAAACACTTGATTCGCGAACAATGGCTGACAGCCAAGGCCGTCATCGGTTTCTTTCCTGCCAACAGCGATGGCGATGACATCGTGTTGTATACCGACGACAGTCGCAGCCAGCCACGCGAAACGCTGCATCATTTGCGCCAGCAAAACGTCAAGGCGCCGGGCCGGCCCAACTACTGTTTGTCCGACTTCATTGCCCCGGTCGGTAGCGGCATTGCCGATTATCTGGGCGGCTTTGCGGTCACGTCCGGTATCGGTATCGAAACCAAGTTAGCAGAGTTCGAAAAAGATCACGACGACTACAGCGCCATCATGCTGAAAGCTCTGGCCGACCGGCTGGCCGAAGCGTTTGCGGAATACATGCATCAAGCCGTACGCCGCGAATACTGGGGCTATGCCGAAGAGGAAAATTACGACAATCACGCATTGATCGAAGAGGCCTATCAAGGCATCCGTCCAGCGCCAGGCTATCCAGCCTGCCCGGACCACACCGAAAAAGCCAAGTTGTTCGAATTGCTGAATGTCACTGAAAACACCACGATCGAACTAACCGAAAACTTCGCGATGTATCCGACTGCGGCGGTTAGCGGCTGGTATTTCTCGCATCCGGACTCGCAGTATTTCAATGTCGGCAAGATCGATCAGGACCAGTTAGAAGACTACGCGCGGCGTAAAGGCCTAAAGCTTGAAGTGGCCGAACGTTGGTTGGCTGCGCATTTGAATCATTGA
- a CDS encoding glutaredoxin family protein, with translation MADFILFGTEGCHLCEEAEELLVAAGLDFTSRDIMANEQWQADYGLLIPVLWHAPSQKQLNWPFDSLQLKAFSIAIDPSECQSARRT, from the coding sequence GTGGCTGATTTTATCCTGTTCGGCACCGAAGGCTGTCATTTGTGCGAAGAAGCTGAGGAGCTATTGGTCGCCGCCGGGTTGGATTTTACGAGCCGGGACATTATGGCTAATGAACAATGGCAGGCCGACTACGGCTTATTGATCCCGGTGTTGTGGCATGCCCCAAGCCAAAAGCAACTTAATTGGCCGTTCGACAGCCTGCAATTAAAAGCATTCAGCATCGCCATCGATCCAAGCGAATGCCAGTCAGCACGCCGGACCTAG
- a CDS encoding YjfB family protein — protein MLDSVSSVAALATQMSTQKTAQQVEVAMLVKAKEMQEQQGQNALKLLESASVPANGIDVRV, from the coding sequence ATGCTTGATTCCGTCTCTTCCGTCGCCGCGCTGGCGACACAAATGTCCACCCAAAAAACCGCGCAACAAGTCGAAGTTGCGATGCTGGTAAAAGCCAAGGAGATGCAGGAACAACAAGGCCAAAACGCCTTAAAGTTATTGGAGTCGGCCAGCGTACCGGCGAACGGTATCGATGTCCGGGTTTGA
- a CDS encoding HD-GYP domain-containing protein produces the protein MTYKGNILAVDDTPASLKLLTDILKDEGYEVRSAISGELALNSAFKHPPELVLLDIRMPEMDGFEVCRQLKANPNTCDVPVIFVSAIMDTDEKVRGFDLGAVDFVTKPYQRDELLVRVRTHLEFDRLRNHLEEQVEERTRKLMESERNLRAGMLDFVTAIAATIEARDPYTAGHQRRVAHLATAIARGLQLPEERIEGLTLASVVHDIGKIRIPAEILCKPGRLDDLEFSLIKRHAETGYDILKSINFPWPIAQIVLQHHERPNGSGYPCGLKKGEILLEAEILAVADVVEAMKSHRPYRAGLGLDAALQEISDNRGVLYNAEVVEICLKLFRERDYCLPA, from the coding sequence ATGACATATAAAGGCAACATTCTCGCCGTTGACGACACCCCTGCCTCCTTAAAGTTGTTAACGGATATTCTGAAGGACGAAGGCTACGAAGTCCGTTCTGCTATTAGCGGCGAATTAGCCTTAAATTCCGCTTTCAAACACCCGCCGGAACTGGTGCTGTTGGATATTCGCATGCCGGAGATGGATGGCTTCGAAGTTTGCCGGCAACTCAAAGCTAACCCGAATACATGCGATGTGCCGGTCATCTTCGTCAGCGCGATCATGGATACCGACGAAAAAGTGCGCGGCTTTGACTTGGGTGCAGTGGATTTCGTCACCAAGCCCTATCAGCGCGATGAATTGCTGGTTAGGGTGCGTACTCATTTGGAGTTTGACCGCCTGCGCAACCATCTGGAAGAACAGGTGGAAGAGCGAACCCGTAAACTGATGGAAAGCGAGAGAAATTTGCGCGCCGGCATGCTGGATTTCGTGACCGCGATTGCGGCCACTATCGAAGCGCGCGATCCCTACACCGCCGGCCATCAACGCCGCGTCGCCCACCTCGCCACGGCTATCGCCCGCGGCTTGCAATTGCCGGAAGAGCGGATAGAGGGGCTGACGTTGGCGAGCGTGGTACACGATATAGGCAAAATTCGGATCCCCGCCGAAATACTGTGCAAGCCCGGTCGGTTGGACGATTTGGAGTTCAGCCTGATCAAGCGGCACGCCGAAACCGGCTACGACATCCTCAAATCCATCAACTTCCCTTGGCCTATCGCGCAAATCGTCTTGCAACATCACGAACGCCCCAACGGTAGTGGCTACCCGTGCGGCCTAAAGAAGGGAGAGATATTGCTGGAAGCGGAGATTCTGGCGGTTGCCGATGTGGTGGAAGCGATGAAGTCTCATCGCCCTTACCGCGCCGGTTTAGGGCTGGATGCAGCACTGCAGGAGATTTCCGACAATCGCGGTGTGCTGTATAACGCCGAAGTAGTCGAGATTTGTTTAAAGCTTTTTCGGGAACGGGATTATTGCTTGCCCGCTTGA
- the rsmI gene encoding 16S rRNA (cytidine(1402)-2'-O)-methyltransferase: MYGKLYVVATPIGNLADFSFRAVDILKQVDLIAAEDTRHVKMLLQHYGINKPLQSLHQHNEEHASQGLIDKIREGLSVALVSDAGTPMISDPGFPLVKLARQQGVDVCPIPGACALIAALSVAGLPTSRFSFEGFLPRTGSARRSFFEHKLADCSTWAFYESSHRIQAALEDMLTVFPANHQIVVARELTKLHETIVGDKLVKVLEKVQTDENMRKGEFVVLVAGREAGEQDDELTDEQRRILGILLAECSTKTAAALAAEITGQRKKTLYQAALAMQDKQGS, encoded by the coding sequence ATGTACGGAAAATTATACGTGGTTGCCACGCCAATCGGTAATCTGGCCGATTTCAGTTTTCGGGCGGTGGACATATTGAAACAAGTGGACTTGATCGCCGCCGAAGATACCCGCCACGTCAAGATGTTGCTGCAACATTACGGCATCAATAAGCCGCTGCAATCACTGCATCAACATAACGAAGAACATGCTTCGCAAGGCCTAATCGATAAAATCCGCGAAGGATTATCGGTGGCGCTGGTATCCGATGCCGGCACGCCGATGATCAGCGATCCCGGCTTTCCTCTGGTCAAATTGGCCAGACAGCAAGGCGTAGATGTGTGTCCGATACCCGGCGCCTGCGCGCTGATCGCCGCCTTGTCGGTGGCGGGTTTACCGACCAGCCGTTTCAGTTTCGAAGGCTTTTTGCCACGCACCGGCTCGGCGCGGCGCAGCTTCTTCGAACATAAACTGGCTGACTGCTCGACTTGGGCTTTTTACGAATCCAGCCATCGTATCCAGGCCGCCTTGGAAGATATGCTGACGGTATTTCCGGCTAATCACCAAATTGTCGTTGCTCGGGAGCTCACGAAATTGCATGAAACGATTGTCGGCGACAAACTGGTCAAGGTGTTGGAGAAAGTGCAGACCGACGAAAACATGCGCAAGGGCGAATTCGTGGTATTGGTAGCCGGCCGCGAAGCTGGTGAGCAAGACGATGAATTAACCGACGAACAACGGCGGATTTTGGGTATATTGCTGGCGGAATGTTCTACCAAAACCGCCGCGGCACTGGCGGCCGAAATTACCGGCCAGCGTAAAAAGACCTTGTATCAGGCTGCGCTGGCGATGCAGGACAAGCAAGGCAGCTAA
- a CDS encoding PAS domain-containing protein: MPGQLDFPNNVSRRLIAGAVILNLLVIATVGFALYRSFDKYQQRAEITTQNLAKVIAQNLDSLIEKVDLGVLVAVEEIQRQQALGSVDAEALSVFMQRLQARLPWVIGLRATDAQGWLAYGVDVPKDKPLSMADRLYFSSLRDNPALGLFINKPVMSHINKVWVLNFARRLNRADGSFAGVVFANVSLDNLSKAISNVDIGSRGAINLRDADMGLIVRYPAHAEPGNMIGDKTISPEFRRMLASGHTSGVFHTPFSFDNTARVVSFRKLDTYPLWVSVGLARDDFLAEWWNEVLEMAGLVLLFALISASSARFIIGAWRKQLQVAAKLAAEEEKFHTVADYTFDWEYWEGDDQQILYMTPSSLRVTGYAAEEFMADAGLLPRIIHADDRHLMTDHRHDVEHLRLAEVDFRIVRRDGEIRWISHCCQAVFGADNNYRGRRITNRDITERHLFATEINRLAQAADQNPTGIQITDLQGVLTYTNHAYTRITGYTFGEAYKMTPRALLSSEITADTYQACQAQLAAGKLWKSSLTNRHKNGELRWEQITASPIYDEAYQVCNYLYLRTDITEAKQTEAALYKLNRELRAISNCNQALLRHDNEPSLLKEICRIVCDEAEYRMAWVGYLENGPPKTIRPVAWAGFENGYLAVTDHSGGDAAGAHSPAAAAICSGEKVYVQDVCTDALMALARDAALARGYRSVIALPLADQNADIFGALTIYSAEPNAITAAEIRLLEELAGDLAFGISVLRDKAERLRTEEHLRDSEERLRLTLEAAQVGVWDWDVKNDQWYASPTYYTMLGYPVRTGMADRRAWFESVHPDDQTEVSDKMSDVLSRDFTEYQYQARMRHADGCYRWQYVRGFGIQRDSDGKVIRMLGIRMDIHDRKQNEEELRRYKEHLEDEIQQRTADLIIARDAAEAANRAKSVFLANMSHELRTPLNAILGFSKLMRKNPQLSEEQRQNLDIINRSGEHLLMLINDVLEMAKIEVGRLHLENAPFDLGNMVRDITDMMSVRAAEKGLRLLVDQASQFPRFIVGDEARLRQVLINLVGNAIKFTQQGGVTLRLGTRKNRISHLQIEVEDSGVGIPLADQQRIFEPFVQLGEQRDSQGTGLGLTITRQFVELMGGTLTLESHPNQGALFRIDLPLAEVNQADITDRSVDKAEAGAVIGLVEGQSDYRILIVEDQLENQLLLAKLMESVGFSCKVAGNGAEGIALFQTWRPQFIWMDRQMPVMDGLEATKRIRELPGGQEVVIVAVTASAFLEQRSELLEAGMNDFVRKPYRFNEIYECLAKHLGVRYVYEGVPEQTPPIAPLTPNMLAGLPASARDELKNALESLEPERIANAIVLATAQDPQLRKTLAYLADNFDYPAILRALPS, translated from the coding sequence ATGCCAGGTCAGCTTGATTTTCCAAACAATGTCTCGAGGCGGCTGATTGCCGGGGCGGTAATCCTTAACCTGTTGGTTATCGCCACCGTGGGGTTTGCGCTGTATCGCAGCTTCGACAAATATCAACAGCGCGCCGAAATCACGACGCAGAATCTGGCCAAGGTTATCGCGCAAAACTTAGATAGCCTTATCGAAAAGGTCGACTTAGGCGTGTTGGTGGCCGTGGAGGAAATCCAGCGGCAACAGGCTTTGGGGAGCGTTGACGCCGAGGCGCTGTCGGTTTTTATGCAGCGCTTACAAGCGCGTTTGCCATGGGTTATCGGACTTAGAGCTACCGACGCGCAAGGTTGGCTAGCCTATGGCGTGGATGTACCAAAAGATAAGCCGCTCAGCATGGCGGATCGGCTCTATTTTTCTAGTTTGCGGGATAATCCGGCGCTTGGGCTATTTATCAACAAACCGGTGATGTCTCATATCAATAAGGTTTGGGTGCTAAATTTTGCGCGCCGCCTTAACCGCGCCGACGGCAGTTTTGCCGGCGTGGTTTTTGCCAATGTTTCACTGGATAACTTGAGTAAAGCGATTTCCAACGTTGATATTGGCAGTCGCGGGGCGATTAACCTAAGAGATGCCGATATGGGCTTGATCGTTCGCTATCCCGCCCATGCCGAGCCCGGCAACATGATTGGCGATAAAACCATTTCGCCGGAATTTCGCCGGATGCTCGCATCCGGACACACCTCGGGTGTGTTCCACACGCCTTTCAGCTTCGACAATACCGCCAGGGTGGTATCTTTTCGCAAACTGGACACCTACCCGTTATGGGTCAGCGTCGGCCTGGCTCGGGACGACTTTCTGGCGGAGTGGTGGAATGAAGTCCTGGAAATGGCCGGACTGGTCCTGCTGTTTGCTTTGATTTCGGCTAGCAGCGCCCGGTTCATCATCGGTGCGTGGCGAAAGCAATTGCAGGTTGCCGCCAAGTTGGCGGCAGAGGAGGAAAAGTTCCATACCGTCGCGGACTACACCTTCGACTGGGAATATTGGGAAGGCGATGATCAGCAGATTTTGTATATGACGCCTTCCAGCTTGCGGGTTACCGGTTATGCGGCCGAGGAGTTTATGGCCGATGCCGGGCTGTTGCCGCGCATCATACATGCCGACGACCGGCACTTAATGACCGATCATCGCCACGATGTCGAGCATTTACGCCTGGCTGAAGTGGATTTCCGGATTGTCCGCCGCGATGGTGAAATACGCTGGATCTCGCATTGTTGCCAGGCCGTGTTCGGGGCGGACAATAACTACCGAGGCCGGCGCATCACTAACCGCGACATTACAGAACGCCATCTATTCGCCACCGAAATCAATCGGCTGGCGCAAGCGGCGGATCAGAATCCGACCGGCATCCAGATTACCGACCTGCAGGGCGTATTGACCTATACCAACCACGCTTATACGCGGATTACCGGGTATACGTTCGGCGAGGCTTACAAAATGACGCCTCGCGCATTATTGTCCAGTGAAATAACTGCCGATACGTACCAAGCCTGCCAGGCACAATTGGCAGCAGGCAAACTATGGAAATCTTCGCTGACCAATCGCCACAAAAACGGCGAGTTGCGCTGGGAACAGATCACCGCCTCACCGATTTACGACGAAGCTTATCAGGTTTGCAATTATCTATATTTACGCACGGACATCACCGAAGCCAAGCAAACGGAAGCGGCCTTATATAAGCTCAATCGCGAATTGCGCGCGATCAGCAATTGCAATCAGGCCTTGCTGCGACATGACAACGAACCAAGCCTGCTCAAAGAAATCTGCCGTATCGTCTGCGATGAAGCCGAATATCGCATGGCTTGGGTCGGCTACTTGGAAAACGGCCCTCCCAAAACAATACGCCCGGTGGCCTGGGCCGGTTTTGAAAACGGCTATCTGGCCGTCACCGATCACAGCGGCGGGGATGCGGCGGGCGCCCACAGTCCCGCTGCCGCCGCCATTTGCAGCGGCGAAAAAGTCTATGTTCAGGATGTCTGCACCGATGCACTGATGGCTTTGGCACGAGACGCAGCGTTAGCGCGCGGCTATCGCTCGGTTATTGCCTTGCCTTTGGCCGATCAGAACGCGGATATTTTCGGTGCGCTGACGATTTATTCCGCAGAACCCAATGCGATCACGGCAGCAGAGATTCGTTTGCTAGAGGAGCTGGCCGGAGATTTGGCCTTTGGCATTTCCGTGCTCCGCGATAAGGCTGAGCGCTTACGCACGGAAGAGCATTTACGCGACTCGGAGGAGCGCTTGCGGTTGACGTTGGAAGCCGCGCAGGTCGGCGTTTGGGACTGGGATGTAAAAAACGACCAATGGTACGCTTCGCCCACCTATTACACGATGCTCGGCTATCCAGTTCGGACCGGCATGGCTGATCGGCGCGCATGGTTCGAAAGCGTTCATCCGGATGATCAAACGGAAGTCAGCGACAAAATGAGCGACGTGTTGTCCAGGGATTTCACGGAATATCAATATCAAGCGCGCATGCGCCACGCCGACGGCTGTTATCGTTGGCAATATGTGCGCGGTTTCGGTATTCAGCGCGATTCGGACGGCAAGGTCATACGCATGTTGGGTATTCGTATGGACATCCATGATCGCAAGCAAAACGAGGAAGAATTACGGCGCTATAAAGAACACCTCGAAGATGAAATCCAGCAACGTACCGCCGACTTGATAATAGCGCGCGATGCGGCGGAAGCGGCCAATAGGGCCAAGAGCGTATTCCTGGCCAATATGAGCCACGAATTGCGTACCCCGCTGAACGCCATTCTCGGTTTCTCGAAATTGATGCGGAAAAACCCCCAACTGTCGGAGGAGCAAAGGCAAAACCTGGATATTATCAATCGCAGCGGCGAGCATCTGTTGATGTTGATTAACGATGTATTGGAAATGGCTAAAATCGAAGTAGGCCGGCTACACTTGGAAAACGCGCCTTTCGATTTGGGCAATATGGTGCGCGATATTACCGATATGATGAGTGTCCGCGCCGCCGAAAAAGGCCTGAGGTTGTTGGTCGATCAGGCATCGCAGTTTCCGCGCTTCATTGTCGGCGACGAAGCCCGCTTGCGGCAAGTGCTGATTAATCTGGTGGGCAATGCTATTAAATTTACGCAGCAAGGCGGTGTTACCTTGCGCCTAGGCACTCGCAAAAATCGCATTTCGCATCTACAGATCGAGGTCGAAGATTCCGGTGTGGGGATCCCGCTGGCCGATCAGCAACGTATATTCGAACCATTCGTACAGCTAGGCGAGCAAAGGGATAGCCAAGGCACCGGCTTGGGATTAACCATTACCCGCCAGTTTGTGGAATTGATGGGCGGTACGCTTACCTTGGAAAGCCACCCGAATCAAGGCGCTTTATTTAGAATAGACCTGCCGCTCGCGGAGGTGAATCAGGCGGATATTACCGACCGCAGTGTCGACAAAGCGGAAGCCGGTGCCGTCATCGGCTTAGTGGAAGGGCAAAGCGACTACCGCATATTAATCGTTGAAGATCAGCTGGAAAATCAGTTATTGCTGGCAAAATTGATGGAATCGGTCGGTTTCTCCTGCAAAGTGGCCGGCAACGGCGCAGAAGGCATAGCGCTATTTCAAACCTGGCGACCGCAATTTATCTGGATGGATAGGCAAATGCCGGTAATGGATGGTTTGGAAGCCACGAAAAGAATTCGGGAGTTGCCTGGCGGGCAGGAGGTCGTCATTGTTGCCGTCACAGCCTCGGCATTCCTGGAGCAGCGTAGCGAGCTTCTGGAAGCCGGTATGAACGATTTTGTACGCAAGCCTTATCGCTTCAACGAAATCTACGAATGTCTGGCCAAGCACTTGGGGGTGCGTTATGTTTACGAGGGTGTTCCAGAACAAACCCCGCCAATCGCGCCATTAACGCCGAACATGTTAGCCGGCTTGCCGGCATCGGCACGGGATGAATTGAAAAATGCACTGGAGAGTCTGGAGCCGGAACGTATAGCAAATGCCATAGTTCTGGCAACGGCGCAGGATCCTCAATTGCGCAAAACCCTGGCCTATCTGGCTGATAACTTTGACTATCCTGCCATTCTGAGGGCTTTGCCTAGCTGA